A region of Moorena producens PAL-8-15-08-1 DNA encodes the following proteins:
- a CDS encoding GspE/PulE family protein translates to MTYSSSQRRALVVRNDFSPFGNKLIQAGYVNVDQMQQAWLETRKSGRPLTEVIEAMTGRQLPPDLIRQYKKQQLFELKVLFGVESLDPEISDISTQQVGGLIETLIPIDICRRYHLLPISKHETEPPSVLVAMVSPDDLEAQDDLNRILRPQGIKLQRMVITKEDYQQIISQYLDDQLARQKQLDQQKSVDVKEDLENLGSFDTLQDAPEEAEADLDSSLNEAGGAPIINLVNKILAKALQEGVSDIHIEPQEEQLRVRYRKDGVLRQAFDALPQRIHTAVAARFKIMADLDIAERRLPQDGKIRRMFQGRKVDFRVNTLPSRYGEKVVLRILDNESTQLGLDKLITDPDTLELVREMAKRPFGLILVTGPTGSGKSTTLYSILAERNDPGVNISTAEDPIEYSLPGITQVQVIREKGMDFASILRAFLRQDPDVILVGETRDKETAKTAIEAALTGHLVLTTLHTNDAAGAIARLDEMGVEPFMVSGALLGVLAQRLMRRVCSNCRISYQPSSAELARYGLSASRDGEITVYRANTLTPEQIVEARAQGTLCKTCNGIGYKGRVGVYEVMRISENLQGLINQGAPTERIKEAAVEEGMITILAYSLNLVQQGYTTFEEVERVTFTDSGLETEMKAKRKSSLTCTTCSAQLQPEWLDCPYCMTPRFQN, encoded by the coding sequence ATGACTTACTCCTCATCTCAACGACGCGCCCTAGTAGTCCGTAACGATTTTTCTCCCTTTGGTAATAAACTGATTCAGGCTGGTTACGTTAATGTTGACCAGATGCAGCAAGCTTGGCTGGAAACTCGCAAGTCCGGAAGACCCCTGACGGAAGTCATCGAAGCAATGACCGGACGTCAGTTACCACCTGATTTGATACGCCAATACAAGAAACAGCAGTTGTTTGAACTGAAAGTTCTGTTTGGTGTTGAGTCTCTAGATCCGGAAATTAGTGATATTTCTACTCAGCAAGTCGGTGGCTTGATCGAAACCCTGATTCCCATTGATATTTGCCGTCGCTATCACCTGCTCCCCATATCTAAGCATGAAACTGAGCCACCATCGGTTTTGGTGGCAATGGTTTCTCCTGATGATCTAGAAGCCCAGGATGATTTGAATCGGATTCTACGACCTCAGGGAATAAAGTTGCAACGGATGGTCATCACTAAGGAAGACTATCAGCAAATCATTAGTCAGTATCTTGACGATCAGTTGGCACGGCAAAAGCAACTAGATCAACAAAAATCCGTAGATGTAAAGGAGGATTTAGAGAATTTAGGCTCATTCGATACTTTACAGGATGCCCCAGAGGAAGCCGAAGCAGACCTAGATTCGTCTTTGAATGAGGCAGGGGGGGCTCCGATCATCAACCTGGTCAACAAAATCCTGGCTAAGGCTTTACAAGAAGGGGTTTCTGACATTCACATCGAACCCCAAGAGGAGCAGTTGCGGGTGCGCTATCGCAAAGATGGGGTACTGCGTCAAGCCTTTGATGCTTTACCACAGCGAATACATACAGCGGTGGCGGCTCGTTTCAAAATCATGGCAGATCTCGACATTGCGGAAAGACGCTTACCCCAAGACGGTAAAATTCGACGTATGTTCCAGGGGCGCAAAGTTGACTTTCGGGTCAATACCTTGCCCAGTCGTTATGGGGAAAAGGTGGTTCTGCGGATCCTAGATAACGAATCCACCCAGTTGGGGTTGGATAAGTTGATCACAGACCCAGACACCTTAGAATTAGTCAGGGAAATGGCTAAGCGTCCCTTTGGATTAATTTTGGTGACGGGTCCGACGGGATCGGGGAAATCAACCACCTTGTATTCAATTCTGGCTGAACGTAATGACCCTGGGGTTAATATCAGTACTGCAGAAGACCCGATTGAGTATTCCTTACCTGGGATTACCCAAGTCCAAGTTATCCGGGAAAAAGGCATGGATTTTGCCTCAATTCTACGAGCCTTTCTGCGCCAAGACCCGGACGTGATTCTGGTGGGTGAGACCCGAGACAAAGAAACAGCTAAAACCGCGATTGAAGCAGCTTTGACTGGTCACCTAGTATTGACTACTCTACACACTAATGATGCCGCTGGTGCGATCGCTCGTTTAGATGAAATGGGTGTTGAACCCTTCATGGTTTCCGGTGCCTTGCTGGGAGTGTTGGCTCAACGATTGATGCGGCGTGTTTGTTCCAATTGCCGCATTTCTTACCAACCAAGTTCTGCGGAACTAGCCCGCTATGGTCTGTCTGCTTCTAGGGATGGCGAGATTACCGTCTATCGCGCCAATACCCTAACACCGGAGCAAATCGTTGAAGCTAGGGCACAAGGTACACTGTGTAAAACCTGTAATGGTATTGGTTACAAAGGACGGGTTGGTGTTTATGAAGTTATGCGCATCTCTGAGAATCTGCAAGGCTTAATCAACCAAGGAGCTCCCACGGAGAGGATTAAGGAAGCTGCTGTAGAGGAAGGGATGATCACCATATTAGCCTATAGCTTGAATTTGGTACAGCAAGGTTATACCACCTTTGAAGAAGTGGAACGAGTAACCTTTACTGATTCCGGCTTAGAGACAGAAATGAAAGCTAAGCGCAAGAGTTCTCTAACCTGTACCACTTGCTCAGCTCAATTGCAGCCGGAGTGGCTAGACTGTCCTTACTGTATGACACCGCGTTTCCAAAATTAA